A genome region from Cucumis sativus cultivar 9930 chromosome 4, Cucumber_9930_V3, whole genome shotgun sequence includes the following:
- the LOC101208830 gene encoding phosphatidylinositol 4-phosphate 5-kinase 1, producing the protein MREGLLCDETNDVISGINKKKKSEDDKDDNHAGKLTRHPQVIVAPPVVIVARNRSQAGNRRVTPTTIITTQSTETTAITDTAGAPVAASTTGSATSVEKHLPNGDLYTGSFSGGVPHGLGKYLWTDGCMYEGEWRRGKASGKGKFSWPSGATYEGEFKSGRMEGVGTFIGSDGDSYRGSWSSDRKHGLGQKRYANGDFYEGTWKRNLQDGHGRYVWKNGNEYVGEWKNGVISGRGVLIWANGNRYDGQWENGVSKGNGTFSCADSSWNKNMKIHHLNGTFYTRNGSDHSFKSNGLLENENLTITLRKRSSVDIARGSVTERNFPRICIWESDGEAGDITCDIIDNVEASMLYKDGFGLDRDIFRQFKKNPCCFTGEAKKPGQTISKGHKNYELMLNLQLGIRHSVGKHSSVVRGLKSSDFDPREKFWTRFPTEGSKTTPPHTSVEFRWKDYCPVVFRCLRELFQVDPADYMLAICGNDALREFSSPGKSGSFFYLTQDDRFMIKTVKKSEAKVLIRMLASYYQHVSRYEDSLVTKFFGVHCIKPIGGQKTRFIVMGNLFCSEYRIHRRFDLKGSSHGRTTDTPEGEIDETTTLKDLDLNFVFRLQRNWFSDFMKQIDRDCKFLESEGIMDYSLLVGLHFRDDNTYNKMGLSPFLLRTGNKDSYRNEKFMRGRRFLEAELQDMDRVLSGRKSLIRLGANMPARAERLTRRSDFDQYTPGGMNHLTPSRSGEIYEVVLYFGIIDILQDYDISKKLEHAYKSLQVDPSSISAVDPKLYSKRFRDFIGRIFIEDR; encoded by the exons atgcgAGAGGGGCTGTTATGCGATGAGACTAATGACGTTATCTCCGGCAttaacaagaagaagaaatcggAGGACGACAAGGATGACAATCACGCCGGGAAGTTGACTCGACATCCTCAGGTGATTGTTGCTCCACCTGTTGTTATCGTCGCCCGGAATCGGTCTCAAGCTGGGAATAGAAGGGTTACTCCCACCACCATTATAACTACGCAATCTACAGAGACGACTGCTATCACTGACACAGCTGGAGCTCCGGTGGCTGCTTCGACTACTGGGTCGGCAACTTCCGTGGAGAAGCATCTACCCAACGGAGATCTTTACACGGGGAGTTTCTCTGGGGGTGTGCCTCACGGATTGGGCAAGTATTTGTGGACCGACGGGTGTATGTACGAGGGTGAGTGGAGGAGAGGAAAAGCCTCGGGGAAAGGGAAATTCTCTTGGCCTTCTGGAGCTACCTACGAGGGCGAATTCAAATCGGGTCGGATGGAAGGAGTGGGTACGTTTATTGGATCTGACGGAGATTCGTATCGTGGATCATGGAGTTCAGATCGGAAACATGGGCTCGGCCAGAAACGGTATGCCAACGGCGATTTCTACGAAGGGACTTGGAAGAGGAATCTCCAGGATGGGCATGGTCGGTACGTTTGGAAGAACGGGAACGAGTACGTTGGCGAGTGGAAAAACGGCGTGATTTCTGGTCGGGGTGTCTTGATTTGGGCCAACGGGAACCGGTACGATGGGCAATGGGAAAACGGGGTTTCCAAAGGGAACGGGACATTCTCTTGTGCCGACAGTAGTTGGAATAAGAACATGAAAATCCATCATCTGAATGGAACTTTCTATACGAGAAACGGAAGTGATCATAGCTTTAAGAGTAATGGGTTACTTGAGAATGAGAACTTAACCATCACATTACGGAAGAGATCATCGGTGGATATTGCAAGAGGGAGTGTGACAGAGAGGAATTTCCCGAGGATTTGCATTTGGGAATCCGATGGTGAAGCTGGAGATATCACCTGTGATATAATTGATAATGTAGAGGCGTCGATGTTGTATAAAGATGGGTTTGGTTTAGATCGAGACATTTTTAGGCAATTTAAGAAGAATCCCTGCTGCTTCACCGGAGAGGCGAAGAAACCGGGCCAGACGATATCAAAAGGGCACAAGAATTACGAACTGATGCTCAATCTCCAGTTGGGTATCAG ACATTCCGTTGGAAAGCATTCATCAGTGGTGCGGGGGCTCAAGTCCAGTGATTTTGATCCAAGGGAGAAATTCTGGACGAGGTTCCCGACTGAAGGGTCCAAGACTACGCCGCCCCACACATCAGTTGAATTTCGTTGGAAGGATTATTGTCCTGTGGTGTTCAG ATGTTTGCGGGAGCTGTTCCAAGTTGATCCAGCTGACTATATGCTAGCAATTTGTGGGAATGATGCTCTTAGGGAGTTTTCTTCTCCAGGCAAGAGTGGAAGTTTCTTTTATCTCACCCAGGATGATAGATTCATGATAAAAACAGTGAAGAAGTCTGAAGCAAAG GTGCTTATCAGGATGCTTGCAAGCTATTATCAACATGTTTCCCGCTATGAGGATTCACTTGTGACTAAATTCTTTGGTGTACATTGTATCAAGCCAATTGGTGGGCAAAAG ACTCGGTTCATTGTGATGGGCAACTTATTCTGCTCTGAATACCGAATCCATAGACGATTTGACTTGAAGGGATCCTCCCATGGCCGGACAACAGATACTCCTGAGGGGGAGATTGATGAAACCACAACATTGAAGGATCTAGATCTCAATTTTGTGTTTCGCCTTCAACGCAACTGGTTTAGTGACTTTATGAA ACAAATAGATCGAGACTGCAAATTCTTGGAATCTGAAGGAATAATGGATTACAGTCTTTTGGTTGGTCTTCATTTCCGCGACGACAACACGTATAACAAAATGGGTTTATCTCCGTTTCTTTTGCGAACTG GGAATAAAGATTCATATCGAAACGAGAAATTTATGCGTGGCCGTCGATTTCTTGAAGCAGAGTTACAAGACATGGATCGAGTGTTATCTGGACG AAAGTCATTGATCAGATTAGGAGCTAATATGCCTGCAAGAGCTGAGCGATTAACTAGACGGAGCGACTTTGATCAGTACACCCCAGGTGGAATGAATCATTTAACCCCTTCCCGCAGTGGTGAGATATATGAAGTAGTCCTGTACTTCGGGATAATTGACATCTTACAAGATTACGACATAAGCAAGAAATTGGAACACGCATACAAGTCTTTACAAGTTGACCCCAGTTCAATCTCAGCTGTTGATCCTAAACTCTATTCCAAGCGGTTCAGAGATTTTATTGGGAGAATATTTATTGAAGACAGGTAG